The Aphanothece sacrum FPU1 genome includes the window TAATACCTGGTGCGCCGCATAAGCAGCCGCCGCTTCGGGTGATATTCCAGGATCAGGCGTGGGCAAACCGGACAAATAAGGCTGAAAAGCAGGGATATAACTGTTAATTACATCAAACATGGCAATGTGCATCATTGCACCAGCCCGCGCGATCGGACAGGGGGCCCCACCAATTTTACGAATGGCCTCTAACAAGACGTTATTCCATTCAATAATTACGTTCATGAATTAACTCCTAAGTCAGATAAAAGATTAAATTCGGCTATGGCCATTTTAAATTGTGATTAAAATGGTTTTCTAGATCCTATAAATCTAGGACAAGATCCCCTAAAAATAGGACAAAATTGCCTCTATCTCTCTCTAAAACAGCTTGAAAAATGGCATACTTTTATTGTTGCATTTTCACTGAGAAAACGACAACCGAAGTTTAGGAAGTTAAGCAAAAATCCTTAAACATCTTAAATTATCCTTGAGTACCCATTTTTTAGACAACATTATTCTTAAGTCTTTTTTCCGTTAAACTTAAATCAATTAACATCTAATGGCAGATTTTTGGTAAGATAGATTGTCTGTTTTTGGTAACTTCTAGATGCACCAATCAAGAAAATTTCCTCAAATGCGATCGCTGCTTAAGATTGCACATTGGATCGACAATTTCACCGAAAACTTAGGATTTCTCACTAACTGGGTTATTCTATTAACAGTTGGGGTCGGTTTTTTTAACGTTGTTGCCCGTTATATTGGGCGTTTTATTAGTCTAAATTTATCTTCTAATCGTCTTATTGAACTACAATGGTATTTATTCTCCATTGCTTTTCTTTTAGGATTTGCTTATATTCTTAAACATGGAGAAAATGTCAGAGTTGATTTTTTGTATGCTCACTGGACTGAAAAACAAAAAGCATTAGCTGACTTTTTAGGAACAATTATCTTTTTAATTCCCTTTTGTTTGTTGGGTATTTGGGTAACAATTAATCCAGTTTTACAGTCTTGGGGATATTTACCCAATGGAACTTGGGGAACTTGGGAAATATCATCAGATGCCAATGGTTTACCCCGCGCACCTATTAAAACAATGATTCCCATTGGGTTATTATTATTATTGTTGCAAAGTATTTCTCAAGCCATCAAATATTTAGCGGTGGTATTAGGATATGAACAAGTGGCGGAACAAATTCGTCTAGAAACATCAGATTATACTAATATTGAATAGGTTAAAATTATGGGTTATGAATGGTTAGCCATTCTCATGTTTGTTGGCTTTTTCTTCATTTTAATGACAGGTTATCCTGTTGCTTTCTCTTTTGCTGGAACTGCCATTCTTTTTGGTTTAATAGGGTTATCTGTTGGCGCATTTGATCTCAACCGACTATTATTATTACCGAATGTTTGGTTCGGTACAATGTCTAATTTTACCTTATTAGCTATCCCTTATTTTATCTTTTTAGGTTCAGTTCTCGAAAAATCAGGATTAGCTGAAGAATTATTAGAAACTATCGGCATGATTTTAGGAAGATTAAGGGGAGGACTTGCCTTAGCTGTGGTCATTGTTGGCACACTTTTAGCTGCGACAACTGGGGTAGTTGCTGCTACAGTTATTGTCATGGGAATGTTATCTTTACCTGTTATGATACGCTATGGTTATGATAAAAAATTAGCAGCAGGAGTAATTGTTGCATCAGGAACATTAGCCCAATTAATTCCCCCTAGTTTAGTATTAGTAATTCTCAGTGATCAATTAGGGGTTTCTGTCGGTGACTTATTTTTAGGTGCGTTGATTCCTGGGTTAATGTTATCCGGTTCTTACATACTTTATATTTTGGGTTTATCTATCGTTAGTCCTGAAAAAGTACCCCCTTTACCTCCAGAAATTATTCCCTTAAAGGGCCAGGCGTTAATTAGACAGATTTTTAAGGCAGTTGTGCCTCCAATTTTGTTAATTTTTATTGTTTTAGGTAGTATTTTCTTTGGGTTAGCAACTCCTACAGAAGCAGGTGCAGTCGGAGCAGTTGGGGCTTGTTTTCTGGCTTTTTTAAATAGAAGATTAACCCCTCAACTGATTAAAGATGCTTCCCACGCAACGGCGGTTATTACTGCTTTAGTTGTGATGATTTTATTCTGTTCTTCTTTGTTTAGTTTAGTCTTTGATGACTTAGGGGGTAAAACGTTAATTACTAGCTTATTAACAGGTCTTCCAGGAGGCAAATTCAGCTTTTTAATTGTTAGTAATATCGCTATTTTTTTGTTAGGTGTTTTTCTCGAATTCATCGAAATTTGTTTTATTGCCATGCCTTTATTTGTACCAGCAGCCCAAGCTTTAGGAATTGATATGGTCTGGTTTGGTGTAGTAATAGCGATTAATTTACAAACGGCTTTTATTTCGCCTCCAGTCGGTTTTTCTCTGTTTTATTTACAAAGTGTTGCCCCTAAAGAAGTGAGTACCCTAGACATTCATAAAAGTGCGCTTCCCTTTATGGTTATACAATTTATTATCTTGGTTATTGTGATGTTATTTCCTCAAACTGTACGTTGGTTAATTGAACTTTCTTCCGCTACAGGTGTTTCCTAATTTGAAAGTAGGCACAAAACACAATGTTCATTGATGTTAACTTAAACCCAAAAAGCTTATTAGATAAACTGTAGTAGGATGGGTTAGCGCAGCGTAACCCATCACCAGAAGATAATATATGATGGGTTACGGCACTTGGTTCTCTAAATTTTGGTTAGGTTCCGTAGGGGTTTAACATTGTTAAACCCCTACAATTCAGGTTTTATAGGACTTACGCAAAAAATAGTTAAATACGCTATAAATAGTGAGATGCGTTGGGAACACATCCTACGTTTAGTGTCCTTGCGTCAGTCCTATTTTATTAAGAAAAATCGATGACTTTGAGGATAGCTAACCATTCATTCGTTATGATTAAACAGTATCATTCCCAACTACCTAAAAATTAATGCTAAAATACGCTTATTATCCTGGCTGTGTTGCTCAAGGAGCCTGTAGTGAATTGTATTTATCTACTGCTGTATTAACTCAAGCTCTTGATATAGAATTAATTGAGTTAAAAAAAGCGGCTTGTTGTGGTTCAGGAACCTACAAAGAAGACTCTCAACTATTAGAAGATACGGTTAATGCTCGTAATATTGCCTTAGCTGAATCTCTTAATCTTCCTCTATTAACTCATTGTAGTACCTGTCAAGGGGTTATTGGTCATGTTGATGAACGTCTTAAAGAAGCACAAAAAAATGATCCTGCTTACCTTGAACAAGTTAATGGTTACTTAAAAAAAGAACATTGTTCTCCCTATAAAGGAACCACAGAAGTTAAACATTTATTATGGGCATTAGTAGCAGATTATGGACTTGATAAACTTAAAGAAAAAGTTAAAAATAAACTAACTGGATTAAATTGTGCGGCATTTTATGGCTGTTACTTATTACGTTCTCAAGATAATCTTGCTTATGATAATCCCTTTCAACCTGAATCATTAGAGAATGTTTTTCGCACAGTAGGTGCTAATCCTATTTATTATAAAGGAAGAACTCAATGTTGTGGTTGGCCCCTTTCAAGTTATGCGACTGAACAATCATTTAAGATGGCAGGAAATCATCTTCAAGAAGCCATTGAAGCAGGAGCAGATTGTTTAGTAACTCCTTGTCCTTTATGTCACTTAAATCTCGAATCTCGACAACCAGAAATAGAAAAAGTGATCGGCAAAAAATTAAAATTACCTGTCTTACATTTACCTCAATTAGTTGCATTAGCTTTGGGAATTTCTCCCGACAAATTAGGTTTAAATCGTCATGTTGTTTCAAATAAACCAATCTTAGAAAAGTTAGGATTATAGTTATTAAAATCATGATAAATACCAAAATTATTTGTGTTCATGTGTTTATTTCTGGGAAAGTTCAAGGAGTTGGTTATCGTTATTCAACGGTAAAAGAAGCACAAAAATTAGGACTAACAGGATGGGTGCGTAATTTAAGTGATGGTCGTGTTGAGGCAGTTTTTGAAGGGGATCAACTAAAGGTTGATAAAATGATTAAATGGTGTTATATAGGTACAAAAACTGCAAATGTAACTGAGGTTGAGCTAGAGAAAAAAGAGCCAGAATTTAGTCAAGAGTTTGAGGTTATATATTAAGAAAATCAGCGTTTATTACTGTAAAATAAAATTTAATTAGAGCAGACATTTTCTCATGTTTTGCTCATACATTCTGTATCTTTGGGTTCTATCGGACAAACTATGCTAAATTAATAATTAATGACAGACTCAAGTCTGATCCTATAAAGACTAAGTCCGCCTGCGCGGACACCCATTCTAGGTTGCGTAGGCAACATTTGTTTGTAGACCTTAACTATATCTTAAAAAAAGAGCGTCATTATTGACGCTCTCTACACCGATAAATTAAGTTAAACTATCTTAAATGTCCCGATTTTAGAGAATAAAATCAGTTACTTGGTTTCGGAAAATTCGGCATCAATGACATCATCTCCACCCTCAGAAGAACCACCGCTACTGGGACTACCATCAGCACCAGGAGTAGGGCCGGTGGGGCCTCCAGCTTGTTGATACATACTCGTACCGATGCTGTATAGGGTTTGTTGTAACTCCTCGGTTAAAGTTTTGATCTTGTCGTCATTATCTTGGGCGATCGCTTCTTTGAGGTCTTTAATTAATCCTTCTACCTTAGTTTTATCAGCCCCAGAGATTTTATCAGCAAGTTCACTAAGTTGTTTCTCAGCTTGATAAACTAAAGAATCAGCCTGATTTTTACGATCAATTTTCTCCCGTCGTTCTTTATCGGCAGAAGCATTGGCTTCAGCTTCTTTCACCATGCGCTCAACTTCTAGATCAGGTAAAGTAGAAGCCCCAGTAATACTGATAGACTGTTCTTTTCCTGTTCCTTTATCTTTGGCAGTAACATTGAGAATACCGTCAGCATTAATATCAAATGTTACCTCAATTTGAGGAACGCCACGAGGCGCAGGAGGAATACCATCTAAACGGAACAAACCTAAGTCTTTGTTATCTTTGGCCATTTCCCGTTCCCCTTGCAGAACGTGAATTTCTACATTGGTTTGACCATCAACTGCGGTTGAGAAGACTTCTGAGTTTTTCTTGGGGATGGTGGTATTACGCTGAATAATTTTAGTCATGACACCGCCTAAAGTTTCTACCCCAAGAGACAGAGGAGTCACGTCTAATAGGAGGATATCTTTAACTTCTCCTGCTAATACACCCCCTTGAATGGCTGCACC containing:
- a CDS encoding TRAP transporter small permease subunit; amino-acid sequence: MHQSRKFPQMRSLLKIAHWIDNFTENLGFLTNWVILLTVGVGFFNVVARYIGRFISLNLSSNRLIELQWYLFSIAFLLGFAYILKHGENVRVDFLYAHWTEKQKALADFLGTIIFLIPFCLLGIWVTINPVLQSWGYLPNGTWGTWEISSDANGLPRAPIKTMIPIGLLLLLLQSISQAIKYLAVVLGYEQVAEQIRLETSDYTNIE
- a CDS encoding TRAP transporter large permease: MGYEWLAILMFVGFFFILMTGYPVAFSFAGTAILFGLIGLSVGAFDLNRLLLLPNVWFGTMSNFTLLAIPYFIFLGSVLEKSGLAEELLETIGMILGRLRGGLALAVVIVGTLLAATTGVVAATVIVMGMLSLPVMIRYGYDKKLAAGVIVASGTLAQLIPPSLVLVILSDQLGVSVGDLFLGALIPGLMLSGSYILYILGLSIVSPEKVPPLPPEIIPLKGQALIRQIFKAVVPPILLIFIVLGSIFFGLATPTEAGAVGAVGACFLAFLNRRLTPQLIKDASHATAVITALVVMILFCSSLFSLVFDDLGGKTLITSLLTGLPGGKFSFLIVSNIAIFLLGVFLEFIEICFIAMPLFVPAAQALGIDMVWFGVVIAINLQTAFISPPVGFSLFYLQSVAPKEVSTLDIHKSALPFMVIQFIILVIVMLFPQTVRWLIELSSATGVS
- a CDS encoding CoB--CoM heterodisulfide reductase iron-sulfur subunit B family protein yields the protein MLKYAYYPGCVAQGACSELYLSTAVLTQALDIELIELKKAACCGSGTYKEDSQLLEDTVNARNIALAESLNLPLLTHCSTCQGVIGHVDERLKEAQKNDPAYLEQVNGYLKKEHCSPYKGTTEVKHLLWALVADYGLDKLKEKVKNKLTGLNCAAFYGCYLLRSQDNLAYDNPFQPESLENVFRTVGANPIYYKGRTQCCGWPLSSYATEQSFKMAGNHLQEAIEAGADCLVTPCPLCHLNLESRQPEIEKVIGKKLKLPVLHLPQLVALALGISPDKLGLNRHVVSNKPILEKLGL
- a CDS encoding acylphosphatase, with translation MINTKIICVHVFISGKVQGVGYRYSTVKEAQKLGLTGWVRNLSDGRVEAVFEGDQLKVDKMIKWCYIGTKTANVTEVELEKKEPEFSQEFEVIY